A genomic region of Brevibacillus sp. JNUCC-41 contains the following coding sequences:
- a CDS encoding alanine/glycine:cation symporter family protein, with product MSDFITALNGVLWSTPVIYILLGVGLVFSILTRFLQVRHIKEMVILMFQGKSSEAGVSSFQALSIALSGRVGTGNIAGVATAIAFGGPGAVFWMWAIAFIGASSAFVESTLAQIYKVKQDGQYRGGPAYYIEKGMGVKWFAVLFAFAALIAMAVLMPGVQSNSIAAGMENAFGINPVITGLAIVLLLGFIIFGGVKRIANAAQIIVPFMALGYILLSVVIVLMNITELPGVISLIFRSAFGMDSAFGGLIGMAVAWGVKRGIYSNEAGQGTGPHPAAAAEVSHPAKQGLVQAFSVYIDTLFVCSATAFMILFTGMYNTQAENGSYIVNNLGDVTPGPGYTQAAIDSVIPGLGAGFVAIALFFFAFTTIMAYYYIAETNIAYLMRKRNSKWAMLALKLIILAASFYGTIRTAELAWALGDAGLGIMVWLNVIAILILAKPALITLKDYEKQKKAGVDPVFNPKALGIKNADFWEHEYTGDKENVS from the coding sequence TTGTCTGATTTTATTACGGCTTTAAATGGGGTTTTATGGAGTACGCCAGTCATTTATATTTTATTGGGAGTAGGTTTAGTATTCTCTATTTTAACCCGGTTTCTGCAAGTAAGGCATATTAAGGAAATGGTCATTTTGATGTTCCAAGGCAAAAGTTCGGAAGCGGGCGTTTCCTCGTTCCAAGCTTTATCCATAGCACTTTCGGGACGGGTCGGTACAGGTAACATTGCAGGAGTGGCAACGGCTATCGCCTTTGGTGGCCCTGGTGCCGTTTTTTGGATGTGGGCCATTGCCTTTATTGGAGCATCTAGTGCATTCGTGGAATCAACTTTAGCTCAAATATATAAAGTCAAACAAGACGGTCAATATCGAGGGGGACCAGCCTATTATATTGAAAAAGGAATGGGCGTGAAGTGGTTTGCTGTCCTTTTTGCATTCGCTGCACTAATAGCCATGGCTGTGCTGATGCCTGGTGTTCAGTCCAATTCAATTGCCGCCGGAATGGAAAATGCATTCGGCATCAACCCGGTGATCACTGGGTTGGCAATTGTCCTTTTGCTGGGCTTCATTATATTCGGCGGTGTAAAACGGATAGCTAATGCTGCACAAATAATCGTGCCATTCATGGCCCTTGGTTATATATTATTATCTGTTGTCATCGTCCTAATGAATATTACAGAATTACCAGGAGTCATCTCTTTAATATTCAGAAGTGCCTTCGGGATGGATTCTGCATTTGGCGGGTTAATCGGGATGGCGGTAGCTTGGGGAGTGAAACGCGGCATTTATTCTAATGAGGCGGGACAAGGCACAGGTCCTCACCCTGCGGCTGCGGCTGAAGTATCGCACCCGGCAAAACAGGGTCTTGTCCAAGCATTCTCGGTTTATATCGACACATTGTTCGTTTGTTCCGCTACGGCCTTCATGATTTTATTTACAGGCATGTATAATACTCAAGCGGAAAATGGTTCATATATCGTCAATAATTTGGGCGATGTAACACCTGGTCCAGGGTATACACAAGCGGCAATCGATAGTGTAATCCCAGGCTTAGGTGCTGGCTTTGTAGCAATAGCCCTTTTCTTCTTCGCCTTTACGACTATCATGGCCTACTATTATATTGCGGAAACGAATATTGCCTATTTAATGCGCAAACGGAATAGTAAGTGGGCCATGCTGGCATTGAAACTTATCATACTTGCAGCTAGTTTTTATGGCACCATTCGTACGGCAGAGCTGGCTTGGGCATTAGGTGATGCTGGATTAGGGATTATGGTATGGCTCAATGTCATTGCCATATTGATTCTGGCTAAACCGGCGCTTATTACGTTAAAGGATTACGAAAAGCAAAAGAAGGCAGGGGTCGATCCGGTTTTCAATCCAAAAGCTTTAGGCATAAAAAATGCCGATTTTTGGGAGCATGAATACACCGGCGACAAGGAAAACGTTTCTTGA
- a CDS encoding PucR family transcriptional regulator → MSLEKILTLTNINDITDMVSTYLKKPVVIENDQFLLLAYSSYYIEHFDQANRQTIFTKHWPIPILEKFMDEGIVEQLKTVEHPFRVKQIEEIGLNQRVVVSAVHKGQVFGFIWVQETEMMTDSDLEFLHEVSHHIGKLLYQKKQINIKKDEEKNEFYQKVIDEVYQTENQIKWEAANMSLLIPENFLVNVFTIAQSDAEHFDELSDTVSLFANALNHFTHVFTNQLKIIVLIGSNGKGKDLLTDSANDLTNTVLSQFNDKKVFPGIGNEYTSILQLRKSYLEALEVINAAKFIGEPEQLPFQYSKLGIFRYLEMISNHHTKTNYINTDLEILQKKDQESQTKLLQTLEIYLFNNCRIKPTAEQLYIHTNTLKYRLNQITDLTSIDFDDFHSRMQLYIDLQLIKQRS, encoded by the coding sequence ATGTCATTAGAAAAAATTCTGACTCTCACAAACATCAACGATATAACGGATATGGTCAGCACTTATTTAAAAAAACCAGTCGTCATCGAAAATGACCAATTTTTATTGCTGGCATATAGTTCATATTATATCGAACACTTCGACCAAGCCAATCGGCAAACCATCTTCACAAAGCATTGGCCTATTCCAATTCTGGAAAAATTCATGGATGAGGGCATTGTCGAACAGCTTAAAACCGTGGAGCATCCATTCAGGGTGAAACAAATCGAGGAAATCGGATTAAATCAAAGAGTCGTTGTGAGCGCCGTTCACAAAGGACAGGTCTTCGGATTCATTTGGGTCCAAGAAACGGAAATGATGACTGATTCCGATTTGGAATTTTTACATGAAGTTTCCCATCATATCGGCAAGCTTCTTTATCAGAAAAAACAGATAAACATAAAAAAAGATGAAGAAAAAAATGAGTTTTATCAAAAGGTCATTGATGAAGTCTATCAAACGGAAAATCAAATAAAATGGGAAGCCGCCAATATGAGTCTTCTCATTCCGGAAAATTTCCTTGTCAATGTCTTTACCATCGCTCAATCCGATGCGGAACATTTCGATGAATTATCGGATACAGTCAGCCTATTCGCCAATGCATTGAATCATTTTACACATGTATTCACAAACCAATTGAAGATCATCGTCTTGATTGGAAGCAATGGAAAAGGGAAAGATCTGCTTACCGATAGCGCCAATGATTTAACGAACACCGTTCTTTCCCAATTCAATGACAAAAAGGTATTTCCGGGTATCGGAAATGAGTACACTTCCATTCTTCAATTAAGAAAATCCTATCTCGAAGCCCTGGAAGTGATCAATGCAGCCAAGTTCATCGGTGAACCTGAACAGCTTCCCTTCCAATATAGTAAGCTTGGGATTTTCCGCTACCTCGAAATGATCTCCAACCATCATACTAAAACGAATTATATCAATACGGATCTAGAGATTCTTCAAAAGAAGGACCAGGAAAGCCAAACCAAACTCCTTCAAACACTGGAAATATATCTGTTTAACAATTGCCGGATCAAACCGACAGCTGAACAGCTATACATCCATACCAACACATTGAAATATAGATTGAATCAAATAACCGATCTCACCTCAATCGATTTTGATGACTTTCATTCAAGAATGCAACTATACATCGATTTACAGCTTATAAAGCAGAGATCTTAA
- a CDS encoding sugar diacid recognition domain-containing protein, producing the protein MLAKLAQEIANITSEVIGHDVLITDKDGMILGSSDKSRIGTLHQASLGAIFRRKEMTHNEVVSSTLKGVNPGITIPIELSGEYVGTLGITECWSY; encoded by the coding sequence ATGTTAGCTAAATTAGCTCAAGAAATTGCGAATATAACCAGTGAAGTAATCGGGCATGACGTGCTTATTACGGATAAAGACGGAATGATTCTTGGTTCAAGCGATAAGTCGAGAATCGGCACATTGCATCAAGCTTCTCTTGGAGCCATTTTTCGTCGTAAGGAAATGACTCACAATGAAGTGGTATCGAGTACATTGAAGGGAGTGAATCCTGGAATTACCATTCCCATTGAATTATCAGGGGAGTATGTTGGGACATTGGGCATCACGGAATGCTGGTCGTATTGA
- the putP gene encoding sodium/proline symporter PutP, whose amino-acid sequence MDYALIISISIYMAGMLFIGYFAYKRTSNLNDYMLGDRGLGPAVTALSAGAADMSGWLLMGMPGAMFATGLSSIWIVIGLTLGAYANWLYVAPRLRTYTEVANNSITIPAFLENRFGEGSRILRLISALVILIFFTFYVSSGMVSGGVLFQSTFGLDYHSGLWILTGVVVAYTLFGGFLAVSWTDFVQGIIMFVALILVPIVTIIHVGGFGPSIDTPRSIDPALLNIFTGTSFLGIISLFAWGLGYFGQPHIIVRFMAISSVKEIKKARNIGMGWMIFSSIGAMLTGFIGITYYHQNGIKLADPETIFIELGEILFHPLITGFLISAILAAIMSTISSQLLVTASSLTEDIYKTFFRRTASDKELVFLGRLSVLIISIIALILSWEQNDTILGLVGYAWAGFGSSFGPLVLLSLFWKRMTKWGALAGMIVGAATVIFWSMAGLSDTLYEMIPGFGASLIAIVLVSLLTAKPSKEVENQFEEFERTLKQS is encoded by the coding sequence ATGGATTACGCATTAATAATTTCAATCAGCATTTACATGGCTGGCATGCTTTTCATCGGTTACTTCGCTTATAAAAGAACTTCCAATTTAAATGATTATATGCTGGGCGATCGGGGCCTTGGTCCTGCTGTCACTGCATTAAGTGCCGGTGCCGCGGATATGAGCGGTTGGCTTTTAATGGGGATGCCTGGTGCCATGTTCGCAACAGGACTAAGTTCCATCTGGATTGTAATCGGTCTCACGTTAGGAGCCTATGCGAACTGGCTGTATGTTGCGCCAAGATTGAGAACTTATACGGAAGTCGCTAATAACTCCATAACGATCCCCGCTTTCCTGGAAAATCGTTTTGGCGAGGGCTCAAGGATCTTAAGGCTCATTTCGGCATTGGTCATCCTGATATTCTTCACCTTTTACGTTTCTTCTGGAATGGTATCCGGCGGAGTCTTATTCCAAAGTACATTTGGCCTTGATTACCACTCAGGTCTATGGATATTGACAGGTGTCGTCGTCGCCTATACTTTATTCGGCGGATTCCTCGCAGTAAGCTGGACAGACTTTGTTCAAGGAATCATCATGTTCGTTGCCTTGATCCTTGTACCGATCGTCACGATTATCCATGTGGGCGGTTTCGGTCCTTCAATCGACACGCCACGTTCCATTGATCCAGCTCTATTGAATATTTTTACAGGGACGAGCTTTTTAGGCATCATCTCATTGTTTGCCTGGGGACTGGGTTACTTCGGACAGCCGCATATCATTGTCCGCTTTATGGCGATCAGTTCTGTTAAGGAAATCAAGAAAGCCCGTAATATCGGGATGGGCTGGATGATTTTCTCCAGTATCGGTGCGATGCTGACTGGATTCATCGGAATCACTTATTATCACCAGAACGGAATCAAGTTAGCTGATCCTGAAACGATTTTCATAGAGTTGGGGGAAATACTATTCCACCCGCTTATCACCGGTTTCTTGATTTCCGCAATACTGGCAGCCATCATGAGCACGATTTCTTCGCAGCTTTTGGTTACTGCCAGCTCTTTAACGGAGGATATATACAAAACTTTCTTCCGTCGTACCGCTTCAGATAAAGAACTTGTTTTCCTCGGCAGGCTTTCCGTACTGATCATTTCGATCATCGCGCTGATCCTATCTTGGGAGCAGAATGACACGATTCTTGGACTTGTCGGGTACGCGTGGGCTGGATTCGGTTCTTCATTCGGTCCGTTGGTCTTACTAAGTCTCTTCTGGAAACGGATGACAAAATGGGGAGCTTTAGCAGGGATGATCGTAGGTGCCGCTACTGTAATTTTCTGGTCCATGGCCGGATTATCCGATACGCTTTATGAAATGATTCCTGGTTTTGGCGCAAGCTTGATTGCCATCGTCCTGGTCAGCCTTCTAACAGCGAAACCATCTAAAGAAGTAGAAAATCAATTCGAAGAATTCGAAAGAACATTAAAACAATCATAA